The nucleotide sequence GaaacatttattatttttaatcaggGGATGCTTGTGCTAACGTTAACAGCAGCAGTCAAAACACTTCATCCTCCTCACTGTGTAGACGCCCTTTGTGTCGGACCAACACCATGGCAAATGGCTTTCTTGCTAATGGGTTTCACGTTTCTGATCATCGGAGCAAGCGGAATCCGACCATGTAACTTGGCTTTTGGTGTGGACCAATTCAATCCAAACACGGAATCTGGCCAAAAGGGAATCACTAGTTTTTTCAATTGGTACTACTTTACGTTCACGTTTGCTATGATGGTTTCATTAACCATCATCGTGTATGTGCAAGCAAGTATCAATTGGGCCATTGGTCTAGCAATCCCAACGTTCTTTATATTTGCATCGTGTCTCGTGTTCTTTATGGGTACGAGGATTTATGTGAAAGTACAACCTGATAACAGCCCTTTGACCAACATTATACAAGTCCTAGTGGCTACCATCAAGAAGAGGAAACTGACAATTCCTGAGGATCCAACAGTTTCTCTATTCAATCACGTTTCTGCTAAATCTATCAACTCAAAACTATCATATAGCAATCAACTCAAGTACCTGTCTAAACCTCGAACCCTaaataaaatgttaaaatatGTAGTTTTCTATAACGTTTTGCAATCTTGTATATAACAGGTTTTTGAACAAAGCAGCAATCATAACCCCGATTGACAATATTAATCCTAACGGATCGTCAGGAAGTCGGTGGACGCTATGTAGCATACAACAAATAGAGGAAGTGAAATGTGTTATTAAAACAATACCAATTTGGTTTGCTTGCATAATCTACGACGTTTCACTTATGATTATACGTAACTACACAGTCTTTCAAGCCCTACAAACTGATCGGCGACTCAAGCACAACTCATTTCATATTCCGGCTGCATCCTACACTGTCTTCCAAATGCTAGCTCTGACCATATGGATCCCGATTTATGATCGACTGATAGTGCCATGTCTTcgtaaaataacaaacaaaaggCAAGGGATTTCAATTCTGCAAAGGATTGGAGTTGGAATAGGCATTGCCATTTTCATGATGCTTGTGGCAGCTGTGATTGAAACGAAAAGAAGGGATGTAGCACAATCAAAGCCAACACTAGGGATTGAAAGAGGAAAAGGTGTGATTTCATCAATGTCAGGATATTGGTTGGTTATTCAAATGGTGGTTAGTGGGATCTCGGAAGGGTTTGCTGTAATCGGGATTATTGAGTTTTTCTACGAGCAGTTTCCGGAAAATATGAAGAGTTTTGCAGGTTCTTTCTTCTGTTGTGGATTTGCGATGTCAAGTTATTTGAGCAGTATCTTGATATCAGTTGTTCAAAGAATGACCCATGAAGGTGTATCAAGAAATTGGTTAGCCCAAGACCTAAATAAGGCGAAATTAGATTACTTTTATTACTTATGCATGGGGTTAGAGGTGTTGAACCTTATATACTTTTTGATGGTGGCAAAATGGTATAAATACAAAGGAAGCGGAGATGAAACAATTGATGTTCCATCAGAAGACATGCCAACTACCCATAAAAATATCGTCTAAAGACATGTCATATGTTCTACATGCATGTCACTAACAACTTAGCCCTCCTTGAATATATCATCGCCCAATATGTGTTCAAGTTCAGGTTTAAAAGGTATCAAGATAGATAAATTGACTGAATTTGTAGCGTCATAATTTCGAAGTACTAAAATGTTTCGCTGCATGCGACACAACATGTCTATGAATGAAAATAAGTAGTTGTAATGGCATCGTATGAATTGATTCGATACCGGCCAAACAATAATGGTACTGGTTttctttttttatgttttttctatCGATGTAAAAGACATGTTGATATCCCCTTGGATATATCAATTTTGGTTGTTATGTTGAAAGCATGTATCATACCAGTACTGTAACAAACTCAACTAATGTCGTAATTAAGTGACTCCATACTAACTgaatttattttaaataataattgtTATACTTAACTTGGAAAAGTAAACagaaaatataatatatatacgaagtggaatttgtcacaccccgatttccacgtgtctcaccggtgggcccggtgggggattaccgtgacgatgttggcaacaatatagtcaaaccacacaattatataatgcacagcggaagcttaagataaatatataaacttcaacctctggttgtaatatcaaatgtattacagaagttgaatatatccacagcggatcaaaataataaaatattgttcattcagatacggcatcgagtttgcgagactattcatgatgcttaggcagctaataccagccaatttcgtatagtacctgcatttaatctttttggggaaaatacgtcagtttacactggtaaatacattcaactgacacatttgaaaatgtttattaaaattgatttgaatgcacaaggcacaaactcttttataacttgggaaaattataataaaatcttgtgaacgttttacatgttcttttatgcgttcagtagcccgggtcgtgccgggttaaagatttatagacacaccacgtttgcgtaaaaccgtagtataaaaaccaacggctacgtcttttaatttaatgtcgacactttataccgggtgtacgcctacaccgggatgtcgatggtcgtggccatttcgtaaaatgatgccaaggatatccgggacaacggtcattaaaccccccaaaggcttttaagcaacaaaactgtttaaatgagccgatcatattatttaattaaccacctaagcgatggaagaatataatgctcaatcaagcggtattaatataccgtaacccaagcccatataggggaaataagttaaagtatttacctttgcaagtatatttccttaatttggattaaatcaccgatagcttttactggggctcctaatctggaacgaaggttttaattaacctcttagaatcctaacgagtcgttataatggccgtagcctagactggttggttccgatatatatagatatggtttaatcgcgcgaaaaggcgaaaaccgagaatggagtgtgattctgtcccaacaagtccagagacttgttttatatgggttaatggttcacactctggattttggggttcaaatgatattatttgacccgtatcagctaaattatgaaaactagtttcataagccgaaccgtgcgcgcaataggcgaaacggttaaccatgagagtcgtacgcttatttcctaagtcaacatgccttaaatgggttgtggtatcagtaggataccttccgtgatgcccgtaacgagtttaagttaatattatgccctgtaggggcttttcggtcattttaaagacttttaaagagcttttcgagttctacaggaaatctgagtttcccgaacagcttataaagcttaaaatactttatttattatttaaaatcagtagtaactggaatcgggtcaaaagaccttgtagaactcatgttttggccgaaaagggcatattcggtatttaccgaaccgtagccataaccgcaggttatgagcgaggtaaaaattattaaaaatctttaaaattcccaaaatattattttaatacagtgggtaaaagttttggtgacgaaatcttggtttagataggtgttatgctaattgcgccgtttattacaaaagtttatttaaattgcgctaattagcataactctcattctagacctcggattgacgtgaaactttaaggacatgcttataatttaataagcaaggttttggtccgttcacgtgtccgaaatactcgttttaatttcaaaaggccgttacggtcaacttttaggcgaatgacggaattgcgcaaaagactcgggtaactcgtgaaccgatcacagaggtttataccatcatgtaacctggtcctaagagagtcctaaggtatatatatacctcactaaaacgggtcagaactgaagtcaaagcaaaagtcaaacttttgcgacattcggctccgaaccggttcaatatagcaaatgatcgattcaaacgagcgcaaacaagtttatatacttattatcacgtttcatgattgtcaaaacaggttccatagtatgtacattacagattatgcataaatcgctaaaatagcttcctgttgactttttaaccgcacgtttgactcgatatttgacatagttagagtggtgatcagggggaacccttttaggggtttattaccctcattgataccaacttataaccacttttgattcgtcataagactgaaccatcactgagttattgtaatgacaaccgttagttacgacggttgtgtttataggctaaaactatggaaatgtatgaccaaaatggttatgaacgacttacagaagttgtatcttgattatggaacagaagagaatgctagggagctcttggaatgatcagatggaagtgtttgagttgtgtgaatgttgtaacctcaacattgctatttatagtgctcaaaggacctcaagatcatcacaactcagcctacatttgatcatggatcatgggcaggtgtccctaaggtgtatgggtcgagtagggggcacccatgcctcattgattgttgtttggtcgttcaaatgctccaaaaggcaagtagttacaagtattctgcatctgggcgtctaatgtggcccgcatgggagttccatgtgtttctaatgcgggccgcctgggatttgaATACtaggcgagtaaaagaggaggctcgcggcccgcctcaacttaaccacaaacgcaatgcgggtcgcgtggagcctgtttttcagatttttaaaatcttttgaaatgattacgaaatcctggtaattaataacgaaatctttcataatgatttacctgacctttcgggtttgaaggggtaactttgcggtttggccctcggttatttaccgataggggcctcgtgttatttactcgcattattaagtccccggttagtttattaattattttggaaagccttaactttcactgttgacgcttttaacccttctcatacgaattcgagtataactctttcgttttaacacggaacttcgcggaatttatacggtatattctagtgagcgtataatactgttacgaagcctttgggaacgttaaagggtcactcagaggtaatattaaacatgttgacacagttaacccctgtagctcgtaatctctcactttcttccgcgtttcgtttccgtacgatctatgatttattcgtttgaaggttcaagcgttatttagggttactatacagtatatttacccttgttgacatttataaccctcgaattgatattctttcaaggtttgtcaaaattggtcctttatttaatatcaatgccacgtgtaaacaaatgacacgtgttaacacattattggacacaaaaattcgaggtgttacatcctcacccccttaaaataaatctcgacccgagatttactcaaataaataggggtacttttctttcattgtagcttcgacttcccacgtatattcaggacctctacgagcatcccatttgacttttacaatcggtacgtgctttctgcgaagcttctttacctgtcgatcttcaatcgacaaaggtctttctataaattttaagctctcatctatatgcacatctgtgtgtggaatcaccaatgattcatcggcgaagcactttttgagattgcaaatgtggaacacgttgtgaattccattgagctcttcaggcaagtttaacttataggcaactgatccgacacgttcaatgacctcaaaaggtcctatgtatctcggactcagtttgcctttcttgccgaaacgcatcacccccttccaaggtgacaccttaagtaataccttttcacccacttcgaagtgaaaatccttacgctttggatcagcgtagctcttctgcctatcgcgggcagccttgagacgttcccggatctggacaatcttgtccgttgtctggaaaacaatctctggtcctgataattggacctctcctacttccgcccaacaaacaggcgatctacacttcctaccgtatagtgcctcaaaaggcgcagcctttatgctggtgtggtagctattattgtaggagaattcgatcaggggtaggtttttattccagttaccacctaaatcgatcgcacatgcacgaagcatgtcttcaagcgtttggatagtacgctcactttgaccgtccgtctgtggatggtaagccgtactaaagtttaaacgcgtgcccaaagattgctggaaactcttccagaaatgagatgtgtatctagtatccctgtcggagataatagacacaggtatgccgtgtaaggctacaatcttatcaacataaagttgggctaacatatcggagctatacgtctccttgatgggtagaaaatgagctgatttcgtcagcctatcaactatgacccatattgtatcgtttcctttcctggttttgggtaacttggttatgaagtccatagttacgcattcccacttccactcgggaagttcaggctgttgtagcaagccagacggcttttggtgctcggctttgacttgagcacaagtcaagcactttgctacgtgggcggctacagactttttcaagcctatccaccaataattcgtcttcaaatcttggtacattttgtctgcaccaggatggactgagtatttggaactatgggcttcctggagaacaacatctcgtagtcctccataaatcggaacccatatacgtccgttcagcctcaagattccatccttgctaagagtcaactgctcctcagttactcctagcttttcattagggtaattagcttccaacacagcctctcgctgtgcaactaatatcctttcaattagattgttcttgacttcaatgctcttggcattgattcgaatgggttttaccctttcctttctgctcaaggcatcggcgactacattcgccttgccgagatggtacctgatttcacaatcgtagtcattcaaggtttccatccaacggcgttgcctcatgttcaactctttctggttgaacaagtgctggaggcttttgtgatcagaataaatcacaaatttaataccataaaggtaatgcctccataattttagtgcaaatacaacggcacccaactccaaatcatgggtggtgtaattcttttcatgcacctttaattgccttgaagcataggcaatcaccttgcccttctgcataagcacacaccccatgcctgtgtgtgatgcatcgcagtaaactacgaattcatctgtaccttctggtaatgtcagcacaggtgcgttgcttagcttttgcttcagtatttcgaaggactcttgctgctttgggccccaaatgtacttttctttcttcttggtcaaggaagtcaagggcgcggcaatccttgaaaaattttcaataaacctcctgtagtatcctgctaaccccaggaaactacgtatttcggtaggcgtctttggctcttgccagttcatgactgcctctaccttagcgggatccacttggataccacgctcactcacaacgtgacccaaaaactggacctctcgtagccagaattcacatttcgagaatttggcgtagagtttctcacgctgtagtaattcgagaatgcaacggaggtgcttctcgtggtctgcttggttcttggaatatataaggatatcgtcgatgaagactatgacaaatttgtccaaatacggcttgcagacgcgattcatgagatccatgaacgcagccggtgcatttgtgagcccaaaaggcatcactaggaactcgtaatgaccatagcgagtcctaaatgctgtcttatgtacatcttcatctctgaccctcagttgatgatagcccgaccttaagtcgatctttgagaagtagcttgctccttgcagctgatcgaatagatcatcgatccttggtaaaggatatctattctttatggtaactttatttagttctcgatagtcgatgcacaaccgcatcgatccgtccttcttctttacaaataggacaggagctccccagggagatgaactaggtctgataaaacctttcgtcagtagttcatccaactgggtcctcagttctttcatttccgtcggagctaatctgtaaggtgctcttgctatcggagccgctccaggaatgatgtctattctgaactccacttgtctatctggtggcaaaccaggtagttcttcaggaaaaacctcggggtattcagaaatgacaggaagatcctcgatcttcggctttggttcttcaattatcacctgagccatgtaaattacgcagcctctgttcaaacaccttgaagctttgagcatagatacgtcctcgggtaacccgtactgcgtatctcctcgaatggtaagcgattcaccactcggagtctttaaaactatttgcctcttgccgcaaatgatttgggcctggttatgggataaccagtccatgcctagcacaatgtcaaaacccgctaatttgaagggaagtagagataaaggaaaagaatggttcctaatggacatttcacatccttctaaaacagtagagacggtttcgatcgtgccgtctgctaactctacttcgtatttcacgtcaagggttttgattggcatatttagtagttggcaaaatttctggtctacaaaggatttatcagcgccagaatcgaatagtactcttgcaaatatattatttacgagaaaagtacctgtaagcacgttgtcgttctggaccgcttcctttgcatccatgcgaaaaactctcgcatttgacttctttgtctcttccgccttcttggcatacttagggcagttactcttgatacgccccttttcattacaaccatagcaggttgtatccttgattttcttgcactccacagtcttatgatccttggacttgcatagtccacaggaaggagtctttgattgcgactgtgagttcgatgcaaatctgcatttcccagagtggggtttcttgcatatcttgcagttgggcctttcaccagtttgcccatccttctttgcctccgaccctcttttgccttcaccgcttccacggtgcttcttccctgatcttcgcgaggtatcatcctcacgttttctcttctcagcctccttgttccttagtgtcctcagacggacagcgtctaaggtgagagacaaggagaggtcagtaactgacctgaaggtcgtcggccgagatgcctttacactcgcctttattgcgggctccaagcccccaataaaacgggcgattcttcgaggttctggtgttacaaggtacgggaccagacgagacatggtattgaaactcgtcaaatatgcctggcagtccacgttcgtcatcaccagtgacacaaagtcagcctcaatcttctcaacctcatgctgagggcagtagttttccttaatgagagcaataaattcctcccatgtcattttgtacaaagcagacttaccagatgcctgcaccaacgccctccaccatgccagggcctcgcccttaaaagactgggacacatatttcaccacatccctcgctgcacacccgctgatgtccactatagtgtccatctcatctagccaggtgatgcaatcaacagcacctttctcccctgtaaattcccggggcttacatgatacaaagtatttgtaggtgcaacccttagcactggatgcatcagtatattctctatcgcgatgaacgctgtgctcagtggacg is from Helianthus annuus cultivar XRQ/B chromosome 9, HanXRQr2.0-SUNRISE, whole genome shotgun sequence and encodes:
- the LOC110879732 gene encoding protein NRT1/ PTR FAMILY 2.10, producing MEGMGNYGEEKAEEPNYRGVKAMPFIIGNETFEKIGTLGASTNLLVYLTTIFNMKSITATNLINVFNGTCNFGTLVGAFLSDTYFGRYKVLGAASISSFLGMLVLTLTAAVKTLHPPHCVDALCVGPTPWQMAFLLMGFTFLIIGASGIRPCNLAFGVDQFNPNTESGQKGITSFFNWYYFTFTFAMMVSLTIIVYVQASINWAIGLAIPTFFIFASCLVFFMGTRIYVKVQPDNSPLTNIIQVLVATIKKRKLTIPEDPTVSLFNHVSAKSINSKLSYSNQLKFLNKAAIITPIDNINPNGSSGSRWTLCSIQQIEEVKCVIKTIPIWFACIIYDVSLMIIRNYTVFQALQTDRRLKHNSFHIPAASYTVFQMLALTIWIPIYDRLIVPCLRKITNKRQGISILQRIGVGIGIAIFMMLVAAVIETKRRDVAQSKPTLGIERGKGVISSMSGYWLVIQMVVSGISEGFAVIGIIEFFYEQFPENMKSFAGSFFCCGFAMSSYLSSILISVVQRMTHEGVSRNWLAQDLNKAKLDYFYYLCMGLEVLNLIYFLMVAKWYKYKGSGDETIDVPSEDMPTTHKNIV